The Tachysurus vachellii isolate PV-2020 chromosome 10, HZAU_Pvac_v1, whole genome shotgun sequence genomic sequence AGGGTGTTGCAGAAGGTTCTAAAATAACACACCCAGCATACAAACATCAGTAATTACATACAAAACATGTTTAAACTGAAACaataatttctctttctctattgtTAATACCTGTAGGTATTCCTGAAATTCCTCACGCTTGGATGTTAAAAATTCATAGTTTTTAGGTCCAATTATCCGCTTGGTTGGAAGTTGAGCATCAGGGAATGAGCctgcaaacacatgcacacacacagatctgtagAACTGTAATTAAGAAATAACTCAACAACTgcaagtattaaaataaattcccCCTACTGCCTGTAAATCAAACTGTACATACCATGAAACTCCGTGAGTTTTGACTCAAGCACATAAAATTCCATATATCTTCTGTAAACAGACCAATGTTCTGTCTCGTGTCCAACTGAAAAgcaagtaaaataaagtatatattgtaggacatcactgtaacacagaACAATCACTGTATCTTTAATTAGATAACAATTGAACAACTAAAATAGTTAAAATATTGTGAGGTCAGTCTTTACTTGCTCTCCTGTCATTTCTCTCCACATCTATGCAATACACAGGAATCCTCTCCTTCTTCACCTCATCATCAAAAAAGTCCACATACGGAATAGTGATGCTCCAGGCTGTCAGGTTACGAGGTGTACTTGGAGTACTGACAGCCTCCATAGGCAAGTCATCTTCCATAACCATGATGGCCTCCTCCACCTAAGATGTCAAGCAGTGGGAACAAAGGATAATCATTTAAAACCAGTTTAacacatactatataatatttaccTTGATTTATATATGATAGGGATAGCATAAATTGCACAAGCAGGTAATAAACAGTAACATTAACCATGCTTTTTAGAATGTCTATATTAGCATATACATCAGGAATAAAAATCACAACAACTACTGAATGCTGAATATTGAACTAAAGTAGGCACTGGGAAATTAATTTCCAACATGACGTCCATGTATGATGTTTTAGGATAGTCCGTTGCCATAACACCCCAAATTAATTCATGTACTaaaacgtttttatttttactagaGGTTCAGCATAGTCTAAATTTATGCAGGGCCAGCCCGATGAAAAACATCCTATTTTTAAACTTGTCCACTACATGACCTAAGGAGGAGTTAGAGCTTGATAACAGTAACCTCATTTGGCAAACATTCTGAGATTACTGAATGAGAAAAAGTGCCAAAACCATTTTGAGATTCAAATGACAGAGCTGGGAAGCACAggcaaataatcaaacagtaaatgtaaattattaatgGTAAATTAGGCTGTTTTTATAAGTCAAACCTAGTGCCTGTACCACAGTTCCATagaaatacagtatgttattatttaacatattttttcttaataacaaaatcaaaaattaagGCAGAGCACACAGACCATATCGTCCTCTCCCTCTGATAGTCCATAAGAGGGCAGCATGGCCCCTTCCATGGTGGTACTCTTGAAAACCCCCTTAATCTTACTGCCGATGCGGCCGATGCCAAATGATTCTCCTCGCTTTGACGTGCTCCTGAACAGAATACATATCCACACAATCACAACAACATACCTGAAGGCCTTGGTAACGATGTTTAAGACAGGAATAGCACATGCAATTTTCATGCATTTGTAAGAGGAAATAACTCAAACGTCAAATAAACACTGCCGTACTAGCAGACAATTCTAACAAAAAATGAACTCAATTCAAGCCATTTTATTCTGCTCAAATCATCCATCAGATGGCAACAGGACTTGGGAAACAATATACTATATGGTTTCCACATGTATGtaatactgacacacacaaacacacactcatttgtgTCTTGAACATGAAATATTAGCATTTGTGTGTAGTGAACTAAAGTTGTCTGTGAAGACCACCATGTTATTTCAAAATCAGTTTAGAATTCTgatacaaaaacaatatattacACTGTTATATCTACATCTAGATAAATTTACAGTTACAATAAAAGATACCCTTCATTATACTAAGattccccacacacaaacacttgggCCAACGGGTTATCAAAAGAATCCATGCAAACAGGGCTGCAGGACTTGCAATGGATCCTGACTTACTTAAGTGCAACGGTGCGCAAGGCATTAGAGCCAGATTGGTGGGTAAGAATGGATGAAATATTTGGGTAGACAGATGCAGATGAGATGGATAGAGACTCTAGGTCCATGGTATAATCCCACTCAGAAAAGCTAGAGCCCATGGATGAATGGAGGGTCAAAGGATGGACACAGATACAAAGTTTGTCCGTGGTAtaaaagagagacaaacagaattAGCTAAGGTGGTCAAGCTAGTTGTGTAATTTGTTGAAGCAGAACATTTTCTTAACAGAAGCATATAGCAGTTAGGCAAGAAGCTCCACTGACTGCCTCCTATATTATCTCAAGGACAAAATTACTAGATTCTGTGTGACAGGTGTACAGATTAGACATCAcacaattttaatatatataagcAATGTAGCTTTTGCTTACAAGTCTAAATTTTGATATTAAGCCATGCTAATAGACCTAAACTAAATGGAAGAAATCTGAGCTTATATATGTGAGTCATACAAAACCACAGCAGTGTTGTAGCGTTCACAGAGACGGATGATAAAGTAAGCAGTTTTTCCCTGCATGCCAGCATGTATCTCACATCCAGCATTATGTGCAGAATGTAAAGCTACAGGTTGGGCATGGAGCTGACAGCATACTCACCGGATGTCATCCAAACTCACGCTATTTCTGAAATAATGGGCAAAGAAATTACAACTGTCCTCTGCAAACACTAAACCTCAtgaaaaaaataccaaaaaaaatggatataaaggaaagaaaagaacatatgctaaataaatgagcaaaacttttaaaatacaatagaaTATCATAAGACTgacaaaaaataagtaaatataatatgAAATGTTCCAATTTACTGAAAAACAAGTATCTATAATTGTGCATATTCCAGGCAATGCTAAGAAGCTTCtgttcagtaaaaataaatagaaaactcTGTCTGATATTCTGACACTATGTCTGTCAACCTTCATATCTATGTGTGATTTCTCTGGCAAAGcaagacttgttttttttacacaaacaaatgtTCATGGCCAAGGTGTAAGCTGAAGTACCAATgcaaataattgtaataattgaTCAATTGTTGATGAATtgaaaattcaattaaaattaaatttaatttttattttatttatgcttttcagTGCACAAAGACTGAAGTAAACCCCACCCAGAATCttttaatcaatttttttttaatcatttgatcAATATTCACTGAACCttaaaacaagaaaatgtgACAAGAAAATTGGCAGATTTGTTAGAAGAACTGACTTGGGTCTATGTGCTTTATAAAATATcttgatcatttatttaaatagcaaaTGTGCCATTTTGGACCTACAAACTGGTGACCACCCACCTGCCAAGTCTGGAGCTCCTGGTTGGGGATTCTGCCCCCCTCAACAGCTGCCTAAAATACTGAAATACAGAATAAGTGTGAGTTCTCCATTTTATCAAAACTAAAGCAAATCAGTAAAGTGGAAGCTATCCAAACGTTTATACTGTCTGATAttaatttacacatttatagtATAGAACTATACAGTATActagattttaatatttttacaattcTACCTGTATAATTGTAAATTTTTGTTTAGGAAAAATTCTATATTCATTTCATGGataatcataataaacattTCGCTGCTTGTCGTGTTCAGTACGGTGGCATGTGTGTGACTTTGAATGTTTCGTTTATGGAGTAGGAGTGTTGAAACTGAACACACTAAACATGGTAATGTGCTGGAGAACTGGGCTCCATAACTGCACTACAGCACCCTGCAACAGAAGTTGGCTCAGTGTTTAATGTTAGGCTCATTAAAATAGTCATGTGTAGGGAATTAATGCCACTAGGGTATAGTGTGCATAGAAGTGGCATTACCTCATCACTGTGGCAGAACATTGGAGTAAAAACATTCTCCAGCAAGGAAAGAACATGTTCATAGGCCTCAAACAGGCAGCGCATAGTCTGCAGTTTTACAACACCGGAATATGCCCCATCTGCAACTGTAGGAGGTAAAGAAGCAGTAACTCATATGATGAAATAAAAGCCTATGTATTGCCATTCATGcatatttacctttattttacatttagttAAACATAAATTAATTTACAGATTAACTTACTGTTTCTGATCTCTTCAACAATGAAAGCGTCAAAGCGAATTTTGTCAATGCTTTCATCAAGGCAGTATGtctcatatatttttttcacctCCTCATgtagcatcagtttttcatcaTCGGAAAGTTCTGGACGAAGTATCTTGTCATTAAACTCTTCTGAAATTtgggaaagaaaaacatttaaacacattttaactaCTTGAAATAAACTTTTGGCGTACGCAACCATGTACTCCCAGTATTGTTGAGAGCTTACTGGACATCTAGACCCCAAGATTAAGAGATGGACACAATATCCTCCTTTACATCTGCCAACAGCGGCGTTTGTAAACCTTACCAACAGTAAGGCAGAACTGCAGCACATGAACAGCTCCTTCTTGCTTGAGGAAGTTCATGAAGCGAAACAGCAGGTCCTGCTGCTCCCGAATCTCCTTGAGTTCTAGCTTTAACACCTAATTTGAAGACAATACCATTAAAACCAAACagcaaaaaacacttttttccaATTCAGAAACTcctcatacacatcatacattaTAGATAGAGAAATCAAGGTACAGTATCAAAGATTCATTTAAGCACAGATAAGACTTACTGAAGACTTCTTGTTGCGTATATCTGCGTACTTCTGAAGGAATGGGACAAGTGCAGAGGCTGGTTCAGTGGAAGCTTCAGGCTACAATAAGATATCCAACAtcaaaacaaatacacagatgtacagcaaacatttatttattaatttttactaCACTGTGAAGTAAAAAGTTAAGTTTCTTCACTATTTTATTCATTGGGTACCCATCCTGAAAATGCCTCCATCCTGAGTCTTCAAGATTCTACTCctgtcaattttttttgtcacatccactttattagaaattaaggcaatagttaaaaaaaatctgtttgttttatctttgtaaATTGAGcaaatgttctgtaaaacaCAGTGACTCTACACTGTTTCATtcctttatgtctttttttataacATCTTGTTCAGAAGAAATCTTTCATTATTCAAGATCTCAAACAGCAACAGCACAACTAATTAAAACTTACTGGAGAGTTGTCAATAAAAATATGCAGCAATTGGTTGACAGTAtcctaaaagagaaaaaagaaacaataattttttcaggaaaaaagcCCATTATGAAAGGGGTTTCTTTTTGACTGAAACTCACAGGATCAGCCAAGTAATccatggaaggaaggaatacaGAGCCAGCAAGAACCTCTCTTAACAGAAGAGTAAGAGATCTGGAAAATACACAGGCATGcaacagaagaggaaaaaagcagagaaatgtTGATAACACGTATGATGGCAGCTCTGTTACCTGCAGTCAGTAGATTTTGGAGGCAAAATATATGGGAATAGCATCTCAGTAAGCTTGCGTAGGTACAGCAACTCATCCCTCCTGCTGCGCAAAGCCACATGCAGGTCAGGTCCGTACTCTTCTAAAGCAGCCTGCTGAAGATGCTCTGAGTTCTTCACTAATGTATACACAGGATAGAAAGAAAGTGTTTCCtgtaaatatttctttctttgatgtgagtgtaagtgtgttatTATCTCTTAAAGATacaataaaggtaaaatatccTGTTGATGCATTCTTCACTATTGCCCCCTTGTGGAGCCCTAACAAATAAGTGTGCATGATGACATACCTTTTTGTCTTGCTATGGCAATTATTTCAATGTGTTTCATGGCAACTTTAAGTAGTTTGAGTGTTATGAGAGATGGAATATCAACctgtgaaacaaaaaaatatttcccaTTAGCAATGAAAAAAAGATGCATTTGGTAAGATTAAACAATTCTCAGTAGTGAACTTCTactctaaattaaaaaaataaaaataaataattcataaataatacattactCTCTGTGCTCGGCGGACCAGCACGGCAGCTACGAAACGCAAGGTCACTCTGAGATCATCCACAAATGCCTCATCATCCGTAATATCCCTATTACCAAAGATTCATTTTAATTGCCATGTATTAATATACAAAGCCCTGAATTTATGTAATAAACATACCTGTACCATGGGTACACAAAGTTTTCAAGAACGAGCTCTAGAATCTGAGGACAAAAGATTCTCAATTAACCATTAAAAACTTTTTAAGAATTAAAAGTCTTAAAAATCTTAAACAGAGATGATATGAAGTTCTTAAACCTCTGAAAGAGACGCGTCCACCTTGGAGTGTACTTTAAGATCTAACCATGGCCGATAGTTTTCAAGAAGCAATGTTGGTCTAACAGGAAACAAATTCAATCATTTTAGCAACTTACTCTGTGTTAGTGTTCGATGACAATGAAAGATTAGCAGTTATAATTACCTGTGTTTTGTGCATTTAATTTTCCCACAGACAGCACAGCTATGAGCAAAAGGAAATAGCTCTTGGAACTCTGGCTGTTAAAATAGAACAAATGCTGATTGAAATACCGAAAGGTTTGCAGTAAAGTAATGCTATACAGATAGGGGAAATAAGCATTCAGTGTTAGACTCACACTTTAAAATTTAGACACACAAAATCTTTTGACTTTGTATTATAAATATGAGAAATGTAACCAAATGCATTAATTGTATAGAACACATAATGTATCCtaaattaatatgaataaagaTACAAACAGGTGTTTTTTGGaaggttgtttgtttgtttatttgttttaatgcaatttaaaaatggaaaattacTCTTTTCCCTCACGCCTTTGGTTTCAGAGTTCCAGTTAAATAACTGTCGGAATAGACCACAGACTATTCTTAAATGTTCTTGTGCAAATTGCACCTGAGGCTATTATAAAAGATGTTGCCATTAGTTATATGCAATCATGGTTTTGGTAAGAGAGCTTTCTATTATTAAACTAACACCAGCACTGAATTataataatgcaaaaacaaattatttcttAGCATAATGCTGCAGTGTTGcacctaaatattacagatTTGTAACAAAGTGCTAATTTATCAAtttgcattgtttttatttttttgattatATAGTCAATAgacataatgtgtgtaaatcttAAGTGGATTTCTGCACTAGAAGTACATTTAATACAAACTGAATAGAGGACAAATgacttaaaaattaaaaaaaaaaaaaaaaaaaaaaaaaaacacagtatacCTTTTTCCTAGGTTTAATTGTTATAAGAATATTAGGAAGTAGTGTTTCAGGTCCCAAGGAGCAATAAAAGGTAACCACTCCAGCCAAGAATGAccaaaaaatgacaataatgtGAAGATACCTGAAACACAAACAGGACACGTGTCGGTGCTTTGCGCCATATACtacataaaatttaaaaatatgtacataaaaatacatttcaagaTGCATCAAAGCTTAAGAGCATGTATCAAGCTCCATGtaatttatttcttacatttacatttccagcatttatcaGACGCCCTGACGCCCTtgtccagagagacttacatgtttatctcattttatacaactgagcaattgaaagtttaagggccttgctcagaggcccagcagtaGAGccttggtggacgtgggatcagtagtccaacaccttaaccactaggttttTTATAGCTGATATGAATACGTTTTAAAATCAACACTTGGAAAGAAATATTGCCTATTTAAGTGTGCGCATTTTGGGAAACATTTGAGATTTGTATCATTACACTTCCAGCATTGACTAGAAGGTTTTTATAATCTTTCTGAGTcagataataaaatacatgaatTAGAGTCAGCTATTTAGATTATATACCTGTATTTCTGTCTTTGGTTTTATATGCTTAAACCttaatatttatgttctttgattaatctttattttatcaAGTGTTGGGATGTTATGTCGTGTATATA encodes the following:
- the LOC132852325 gene encoding sorting nexin-14-like isoform X5; amino-acid sequence: MLTSLRSEMSLLGVYLQKVRQRLELCREVGRQYPAFCFLLVLLLLSTVLLIRYLHIIVIFWSFLAGVVTFYCSLGPETLLPNILITIKPRKKPEFQELFPFAHSCAVCGKIKCTKHRPTLLLENYRPWLDLKVHSKVDASLSEILELVLENFVYPWYRDITDDEAFVDDLRVTLRFVAAVLVRRAQRVDIPSLITLKLLKVAMKHIEIIAIARQKVKNSEHLQQAALEEYGPDLHVALRSRRDELLYLRKLTEMLFPYILPPKSTDCRSLTLLLREVLAGSVFLPSMDYLADPDTVNQLLHIFIDNSPPEASTEPASALVPFLQKYADIRNKKSSVLKLELKEIREQQDLLFRFMNFLKQEGAVHVLQFCLTVEEFNDKILRPELSDDEKLMLHEEVKKIYETYCLDESIDKIRFDAFIVEEIRNIADGAYSGVVKLQTMRCLFEAYEHVLSLLENVFTPMFCHSDEYFRQLLRGAESPTRSSRLGRSTSKRGESFGIGRIGSKIKGVFKSTTMEGAMLPSYGLSEGEDDMVEEAIMVMEDDLPMEAVSTPSTPRNLTAWSITIPYVDFFDDEVKKERIPVYCIDVERNDRRAIGHETEHWSVYRRYMEFYVLESKLTEFHGSFPDAQLPTKRIIGPKNYEFLTSKREEFQEYLQNLLQHPELSNSQLLADFLSPHSVESQFHDKMLLDVNLGKIIKSVPSKLIKEKGQHLEPFIQAFFNSCESPKPKPSRPELTILSPTSENDKKLFNEIYKNNANRSEVTEKRHNQNYFMEMITVEGVYDYLMFLGRVVFHIPDWLHHLLMGGRILFKNTLEAYTDYYLQNKLDHVFQEHRVVSIITLLRDAVFCENSEPRSLEEKQKRARKTFDEMKNYIPDLLGKCIGEEAKYEGIKLLFDGLQQPVLNKQLTYILLDVVILELFPELNKVQRETSVMAPWM
- the LOC132852325 gene encoding sorting nexin-14-like isoform X3; the encoded protein is MLTSLRSEMSLLGVYLQKVRQRLELCREVGRQYPAFCFLLVLLLLSTVLLIRYLHIIVIFWSFLAGVVTFYCSLGPETLLPNILITIKPRKKPEFQELFPFAHSCAVCGKIKCTKHRPTLLLENYRPWLDLKVHSKVDASLSEILELVLENFVYPWYRDITDDEAFVDDLRVTLRFVAAVLVRRAQRVDIPSLITLKLLKVAMKHIEIIAIARQKVKNSEHLQQAALEEYGPDLHVALRSRRDELLYLRKLTEMLFPYILPPKSTDCRSLTLLLREVLAGSVFLPSMDYLADPDTVNQLLHIFIDNSPPEASTEPASALVPFLQKYADIRNKKSSVLKLELKEIREQQDLLFRFMNFLKQEGAVHVLQFCLTVEEFNDKILRPELSDDEKLMLHEEVKKIYETYCLDESIDKIRFDAFIVEEIRNIADGAYSGVVKLQTMRCLFEAYEHVLSLLENVFTPMFCHSDEYFRQLLRGAESPTRSSRLGSFSEWDYTMDLESLSISSASVYPNISSILTHQSGSNALRTVALKSTSKRGESFGIGRIGSKIKGVFKSTTMEGAMLPSYGLSEGEDDMVEEAIMVMEDDLPMEAVSTPSTPRNLTAWSITIPYVDFFDDEVKKERIPVYCIDVERNDRRAIGHETEHWSVYRRYMEFYVLESKLTEFHGSFPDAQLPTKRIIGPKNYEFLTSKREEFQEYLQNLLQHPELSNSQLLADFLSPHSVESQFHDKMLLDVNLGKIIKSVPSKLIKEKGQHLEPFIQAFFNSCESPKPKPSRPELTILSPTSENDKKLFNEIYKNNANRSEVTEKRHNQNYFMEMITVEGVYDYLMFLGRVVFHIPDWLHHLLMGGRILFKNTLEAYTDYYLQNKLDHVFQEHRVVSIITLLRDAVFCENSEPRSLEEKQKRARKTFDEMKNYIPDLLGKCIGEEAKYEGIKLLFDGLQQPVLNKQLTYILLDVVILELFPELNKVQRETSVMAPWM
- the LOC132852325 gene encoding sorting nexin-14-like isoform X4 produces the protein MLTSLRSEMSLLGVYLQKVRQRLELCREVGRQYPAFCFLLVLLLLSTVLLIRYLHIIVIFWSFLAGVVTFYCSLGPETLLPNILITIKPRKKPEFQELFPFAHSCAVCGKIKCTKHRPTLLLENYRPWLDLKVHSKVDASLSEILELVLENFVYPWYRDITDDEAFVDDLRVTLRFVAAVLVRRAQRVDIPSLITLKLLKVAMKHIEIIAIARQKVKNSEHLQQAALEEYGPDLHVALRSRRDELLYLRKLTEMLFPYILPPKSTDCRSLTLLLREVLAGSVFLPSMDYLADPDTVNQLLHIFIDNSPPEASTEPASALVPFLQKYADIRNKKSSVLKLELKEIREQQDLLFRFMNFLKQEGAVHVLQFCLTVEEFNDKILRPELSDDEKLMLHEEVKKIYETYCLDESIDKIRFDAFIVEEIRNIADGAYSGVVKLQTMRCLFEAYEHVLSLLENVFTPMFCHSDEYFRQLLRGAESPTRSSRLGRNSVSLDDIRSTSKRGESFGIGRIGSKIKGVFKSTTMEGAMLPSYGLSEGEDDMVEEAIMVMEDDLPMEAVSTPSTPRNLTAWSITIPYVDFFDDEVKKERIPVYCIDVERNDRRAIGHETEHWSVYRRYMEFYVLESKLTEFHGSFPDAQLPTKRIIGPKNYEFLTSKREEFQEYLQNLLQHPELSNSQLLADFLSPHSVESQFHDKMLLDVNLGKIIKSVPSKLIKEKGQHLEPFIQAFFNSCESPKPKPSRPELTILSPTSENDKKLFNEIYKNNANRSEVTEKRHNQNYFMEMITVEGVYDYLMFLGRVVFHIPDWLHHLLMGGRILFKNTLEAYTDYYLQNKLDHVFQEHRVVSIITLLRDAVFCENSEPRSLEEKQKRARKTFDEMKNYIPDLLGKCIGEEAKYEGIKLLFDGLQQPVLNKQLTYILLDVVILELFPELNKVQRETSVMAPWM
- the LOC132852325 gene encoding sorting nexin-14-like isoform X1 — encoded protein: MNARLLYLNFRSCSSEMSLLGVYLQKVRQRLELCREVGRQYPAFCFLLVLLLLSTVLLIRYLHIIVIFWSFLAGVVTFYCSLGPETLLPNILITIKPRKKPEFQELFPFAHSCAVCGKIKCTKHRPTLLLENYRPWLDLKVHSKVDASLSEILELVLENFVYPWYRDITDDEAFVDDLRVTLRFVAAVLVRRAQRVDIPSLITLKLLKVAMKHIEIIAIARQKVKNSEHLQQAALEEYGPDLHVALRSRRDELLYLRKLTEMLFPYILPPKSTDCRSLTLLLREVLAGSVFLPSMDYLADPDTVNQLLHIFIDNSPPEASTEPASALVPFLQKYADIRNKKSSVLKLELKEIREQQDLLFRFMNFLKQEGAVHVLQFCLTVEEFNDKILRPELSDDEKLMLHEEVKKIYETYCLDESIDKIRFDAFIVEEIRNIADGAYSGVVKLQTMRCLFEAYEHVLSLLENVFTPMFCHSDEYFRQLLRGAESPTRSSRLGRNSVSLDDIRFSEWDYTMDLESLSISSASVYPNISSILTHQSGSNALRTVALKSTSKRGESFGIGRIGSKIKGVFKSTTMEGAMLPSYGLSEGEDDMVEEAIMVMEDDLPMEAVSTPSTPRNLTAWSITIPYVDFFDDEVKKERIPVYCIDVERNDRRAIGHETEHWSVYRRYMEFYVLESKLTEFHGSFPDAQLPTKRIIGPKNYEFLTSKREEFQEYLQNLLQHPELSNSQLLADFLSPHSVESQFHDKMLLDVNLGKIIKSVPSKLIKEKGQHLEPFIQAFFNSCESPKPKPSRPELTILSPTSENDKKLFNEIYKNNANRSEVTEKRHNQNYFMEMITVEGVYDYLMFLGRVVFHIPDWLHHLLMGGRILFKNTLEAYTDYYLQNKLDHVFQEHRVVSIITLLRDAVFCENSEPRSLEEKQKRARKTFDEMKNYIPDLLGKCIGEEAKYEGIKLLFDGLQQPVLNKQLTYILLDVVILELFPELNKVQRETSVMAPWM
- the LOC132852325 gene encoding sorting nexin-14-like isoform X2 — translated: MLTSLRSEMSLLGVYLQKVRQRLELCREVGRQYPAFCFLLVLLLLSTVLLIRYLHIIVIFWSFLAGVVTFYCSLGPETLLPNILITIKPRKKPEFQELFPFAHSCAVCGKIKCTKHRPTLLLENYRPWLDLKVHSKVDASLSEILELVLENFVYPWYRDITDDEAFVDDLRVTLRFVAAVLVRRAQRVDIPSLITLKLLKVAMKHIEIIAIARQKVKNSEHLQQAALEEYGPDLHVALRSRRDELLYLRKLTEMLFPYILPPKSTDCRSLTLLLREVLAGSVFLPSMDYLADPDTVNQLLHIFIDNSPPEASTEPASALVPFLQKYADIRNKKSSVLKLELKEIREQQDLLFRFMNFLKQEGAVHVLQFCLTVEEFNDKILRPELSDDEKLMLHEEVKKIYETYCLDESIDKIRFDAFIVEEIRNIADGAYSGVVKLQTMRCLFEAYEHVLSLLENVFTPMFCHSDEYFRQLLRGAESPTRSSRLGRNSVSLDDIRFSEWDYTMDLESLSISSASVYPNISSILTHQSGSNALRTVALKSTSKRGESFGIGRIGSKIKGVFKSTTMEGAMLPSYGLSEGEDDMVEEAIMVMEDDLPMEAVSTPSTPRNLTAWSITIPYVDFFDDEVKKERIPVYCIDVERNDRRAIGHETEHWSVYRRYMEFYVLESKLTEFHGSFPDAQLPTKRIIGPKNYEFLTSKREEFQEYLQNLLQHPELSNSQLLADFLSPHSVESQFHDKMLLDVNLGKIIKSVPSKLIKEKGQHLEPFIQAFFNSCESPKPKPSRPELTILSPTSENDKKLFNEIYKNNANRSEVTEKRHNQNYFMEMITVEGVYDYLMFLGRVVFHIPDWLHHLLMGGRILFKNTLEAYTDYYLQNKLDHVFQEHRVVSIITLLRDAVFCENSEPRSLEEKQKRARKTFDEMKNYIPDLLGKCIGEEAKYEGIKLLFDGLQQPVLNKQLTYILLDVVILELFPELNKVQRETSVMAPWM